A genomic segment from Cricetulus griseus strain 17A/GY chromosome 8, alternate assembly CriGri-PICRH-1.0, whole genome shotgun sequence encodes:
- the Znf25 gene encoding zinc finger protein 25 — protein sequence MNKFKGPVTLRDVTVEFTKAEWELLTPAQKALYKNVMLENYRHLLAVGYRVVNRSVISKLKKGKEPWVSEKELPNRRRADKQRNASDPKTKHQERQAGNARKGELSKRRKTPTQHESYDCSECGKSFCQKSSLTVHQETHTKKSHRCEKCGQSFYTNEELTIHQKVHTREKTYPCKECNKIFYHLSSLTRHLRIHAGEKPYACSQCDKSFYQKPHLTEHQKTHTGEKPFECKECGKFFYVKAYLLVHQKTHTGEKPFQCKECGKFFSQKSHLTVHQRTHTGEKPYKCKECGKLFSRNSHLKTHQRTHTGEKPYKCKECGNCFYQKSALTVHQRTHTGEKPFKCSKCGKTFYYKSDLTKHERKHTGEKPYECTECGKSFSVNSVLRLHERTHTGEKPYECDICGKSFSQKSHFVIHQRKHTGEKPYECQECGQNFVQKSQLNAHQKTHAKKGKANK from the exons atgaacaagTTCAAG GGACCCGTGACACTAAGGGATGTTACTGTGGAATTCACCAAGGCAGAATGGGAGTTACTGACCCCTGCCCAGAAGGCCCTTTACAAGAATGTAATGCTGGAGAATTATCGTCACCTGCTTGCTGTGG GTTACCGTGTGGTTAATCGGAGTGTGATCTCCAagttgaagaaaggaaaagagccgTGGGTATCAGAAAAAGAACTGCCAAATCGGAGACGTGCTG ACAAACAACGGAATGCTTCTGACCCCAAAACCAAACACCAGGAACGTCAGGCTGGAAATGCAAG GAAAGGAGAACTCAGCAAACGTCGGAAAACTCCCACCCAGCATGAAAGCTATGACTGTAGTGAATGTGGAAAGTCCTTCTGCCAGAAGTCTTCCCTCACCGTGCACCAGGAAACACATACCAAGAAGTCCCATAGGTGTGAAAAATGTGGTCAGTCTTTCTATACAAACGAAGAGCTTACAATACATCAGAAAGTTCACACCAGAGAAAAAACCTACCCATGTAAAGAATGTAACAAAATTTTCTACCACCTGTCATCCCTCACTAGGCATCTGAGAATCCATGCAGGGGAGAAACCCTACGCATGTAGCCAGTGTGACAAATCATTCTACCAGAAGCCACACCTCACagaacatcagaaaacacacacagggGAGAAGCCTTTTGAGTGTAAGGAGTGTGGGAAGTTCTTCTATGTGAAGGCATACCTCCTGGTGCACCAAAAGACACACACAGGGGAGAAACCTTTTCAGTGTAAGGAATGTGGCAAATTCTTTTCCCAAAAGTCACACCTCACAGTCcatcagagaacacacacaggggagaaaccctataaatgtaAGGAATGCGGGAAACTCTTCTCTAGGAATTCACACCTCAAAACCCACCAGAGAacccacacaggagagaaaccttataaatgtaAGGAATGTGGAAACTGCTTCTACCAGAAGTCAGCCCTCACTGTGCACCAGCGAACccacactggggagaaaccttTCAAATGTAGTAAGTGTGGGAAAACCTTTTACTATAAATCAGACCTCACCAAACACGAGAGAAAGCATACCGGggagaagccctatgaatgtacAGAGTGTGGCAAGTCTTTCTCTGTGAACTCAGTCCTCAGATTACATGAAAGGACTCACACGGGAGAGAAGCCCTATGAGTGTGACATATGTGGGAAATCCTTTTCCCAGAAGTCACATTTTGTCATACACCAGAGAAAACATACTGGGGAGAAGCCCTATGAGTGCCAGGAGTGTGGGCAAAATTTTGTCCAGAAGTCACAACTCAATGCGCACCAGAAGACACATGCCAAGAAGGGGAAAGCTAACAAATAG